The sequence GCCTTGGGTGATGCAAACCCTCCTCCCAGCCTGTTGGGACACTTCTGTGCTCATAGAGAGTTATTTGGTTATTGTGCTTGATGGCTTTGCCGGTTTTCTCTGGCTCCAGCCTGGAGGAGTTGGTGCAGGGCTCCAGGTCATGTCCCCCTTAATGGGACTCGTCCACGCTCTTCTCCCTCCAGGACCaggcagaggaaggcagagccAGCATCTACCGCACTGTCTTCACCAACTCCTGCAAAGAGATGATGTGTTACTCTGACTTCCCCTTCCCTGACGACCACCCCAACTACATGCACAACGCCAGGCTCCAGCACTACATCTGCAAGTACGCTGAGCACTTTGACCTCCTCCGGCACATACAGTTCAAGGTAAAAAGCCTGGAGTGGAGAGGGGCAGTGAGTAGTGGGGGGGgcctgggctggagggacatcacctctgtgcctgggtcTCCCAAATCTTGGGAGAAAatattctggggaaaaaactcctggTTTTGTTAAAGCAGGTCTCATCAGCTCCCCTCTCTGCGCcctccccagagctgcctgcatGAAATCGCAGGGGCAAATATCCCCAGGGCTCCCCGGGACCTCTGAATTCCACTGGCCCCCTAAACCTCTTGGTCTGCTCTGCAGACACCCACGgatctctttcttttgtttcctttaagaCCCTGGTCACCAAGGTTAAAAAACGCCCTGACTTTTCTGTGACGGGGCAATGGGAGGTGGTGACCCAGAGAGACGGGAAGGAAGAGACAGCAGTTTTTGACGCTGTTATGGTTTGCTCTGGGCATCATGTCTACCCAAACCTCCCCCTCGACGATTTTCCAGGTAAGCTGCGCGTGTGGAATTCATCCGCTGGGACAAAGCAAGGCAAATCTATTACAGTGTTCTTCCctagaaaaaaatacctttttagcattaaaaggaaagcaatgtTTGGGGGGATGGGGGTCCATTCAGGAAAtcaaaacctgtatttttaagaaaaaagactCAGTATCCAAACTATGTCAAAGCAGGGACAATGCTAATCTTTCCCAGAAAAAAGTACTTCAGGCTGTTTCCTTTAACAGAAGTTTTTTCATAAAAggattttgtaaaataattttttttttttttcattttcccatgATTTCTAGTACAAATGTCATGCACATTACCCAACAGCCTTTGcctctgtcatggtttaacccctgCTGacaactaagccccacacagctgcttgctcactcctccctcagtgggatgggggagagaattggaagagtaaaagtgagaagacttgtgggttgagatacagacagtttaacaggtaaagcaaaagctgtgcatgcaagcaaagcaaaacaaggaattcattcactacttcccatgggcaggcaggtgttcagccatctccaggaaagcagggctccatcacatgtaactgttacttgggaagacaaacgccatcactctgaatgtcccccacttcctccttctttccccagctttacatgctgatgTCATAtagtctggaatatccctttggtcagctggggtcagctgtcccaactGTGTCCCgtcccaaattcttgtgcacccccagtttacttgctggtggggtggggtgagaagcagaaaaggccttgactctgtgtaagaactgctcagcagtaactaaagcatccctgtgttatcaacactgttttcagcacaaatccaaaacacagccccatactagctactataaagaaaattaactctatcccaacccAAACCAGCACATTCTCTCTGTGTACAGGCACATTATTGGGAAAAAACTTTCTCTCTGGCAAGAAAAATTTGGTGCTGGGGGTCTGTTTGGAGGACACAGGCTTGAAGCATCAGCTGGTCAGGAAAACTGCCCTCAGGTCCTTTGccatcttctcttttttaaatgaaagctgctTCCCTGTTGCTCACTACCACAAGGGTGTACAGCCACACCAAGGGGATGGAGTGTGGCTGTCCAGGCACCTCAAGGCGATGTTGGGGTTGCAGTGGTACCCTTTTGGGGTACAGAAATACCATGAAAAGGTATCCTGTGCTTGCACactatttctgtttaaatattgAATGAAGAGAGAGTGATCTCATCTGACTATGGGTTTGCAGCATCCCTCTGTATACAGGAGACATATACTACTGTGAGAAATGCTCTGGTGGATGCTCCAGCAGCATCTGTGGGAAGGGGAGATGCCAAAGCCAGCACAGCCTCTCCCTTTCATTCCTGTGGTGAATTACGACCCTTTCTGTTCTCCTCCCCAGGAATACAGAAGTTTAAAGGCTGCTACTTCCACAGCCGAGAGTACAAGGAGCCAGAAAAGTTCAGAGGGAAGAAGGTGCTGGTGATAGGCTTGGGCAACTCGGGCAGTGACATTGCTGTGGAGCTCAGTGCCGTGGCATCACAGGTACGGGGACCTGCACCAGAGTCattggggagtggggggggtccccatttGCTTGAGCACATGCCACAGCCCTGGGGACTCACAGCCATCATGGAGGTGGCTCACCCCTACCTGGCCATCCTCCCAGGTCTACCTGAGCTCCCGAAGTGGGTCCTGGGTGATGAGCCGCGTCTGGGACGAGGGCTACCCCTGGGACATGCTGATCATCACTCGTTTCCGGACCTGGCTGGGGAACATCCTCCCCAGGGCAATCAGCGACTGGCTGTACGTGAGAGGCATGAACCGGTTCTTCAAGCATGAGAACTTCGGCCTCATGCCACTGAACAGGTATGTGTGGGGCCATCCATCCCCAAAcccccctgggggtgctggttcTGGAATGGGGCTGGACCGTGCCTATCCTGGGCTGGCAGCAGAAGCCACCTCTGTGACAGCCCCACCACCTTTGCCCTTGCAGAACTTCCCGCAAGGAGCCGGTGTTCAATGATGACCTCCCGAGCCGCATCGCCTGTGGCGTGGTGGTGATTAAGCCAAACGTGAAGGAGTTCAGAGAAACGTCTGTCTTGTTCCAAGATGGGACTGTGCAGGATGACGTCGATGTGGTAGTCTTTGCCACCGGTTACAGTTATGCTTACCCTTTCATGGAGGATGATTCCATCATCAAAAGCAGGGACAATCAGGTCACCCTCTACAAAGGCATCCTCCCTCCTCGGCTGGAGAAGCCAACCATGGCAGTCATTGGGCTAGTCCAGTCCCTTGGACCCATCATCCCAACAGCGGACCTCCAGTGCCGCTGGGCAGTCAAGGTGTTTCAGGGTAGGTGGATGAGCTTGTGCTGGGCAAAGGTCTGTTTTCTGTCAATGGGAAGTAGTGTTTCCCAGCAGCAACGTGCATGTTCAAACCGAAAATCAGGGCAGTGCCTGAGTGCTCAAGAACACAAAGGAGTTTGGCCAGAAATACCAATAATGGGATCCCTATGTGATGGGGTAGCTTGCACCATGGGAGCAGGTCACTTCTCAGCCCACTGCAGATGGCAACATGGTGGGGCTGCCTGGGGGAGAAGAGCCTCTTGGGCATCACTACATAACTTAAAGGACAGGAGAGCCAGTGTTGTCACATCCTCAACAACCAAGCTTGACCCAAGCACAGATCTTGACACCAAAGGGAAGAGAGGCACCCAAGAGCTCAGCTGATCCCTGCAAACCCtacctgctgcaggagggatcTCCTGGGCATCATGTCCCTTTGCTGATACTCTTCTTGCTCTTTTAAGGGCAGTGCACGCTCCCCCCAGTCAGCGAGATGATGGATGACATTGATGAGAAGATGGGGAAGAAGCTCAAGTGGTAAGTGCAGCTCATGGGTCTCCCTG comes from Haliaeetus albicilla chromosome 8, bHalAlb1.1, whole genome shotgun sequence and encodes:
- the LOC104314143 gene encoding flavin-containing monooxygenase 3-like → MVRRVAVVGAGVSGLAAIKCCLEEGLEPTCFEQSEDIGGLWRYTDQAEEGRASIYRTVFTNSCKEMMCYSDFPFPDDHPNYMHNARLQHYICKYAEHFDLLRHIQFKTLVTKVKKRPDFSVTGQWEVVTQRDGKEETAVFDAVMVCSGHHVYPNLPLDDFPGIQKFKGCYFHSREYKEPEKFRGKKVLVIGLGNSGSDIAVELSAVASQVYLSSRSGSWVMSRVWDEGYPWDMLIITRFRTWLGNILPRAISDWLYVRGMNRFFKHENFGLMPLNRTSRKEPVFNDDLPSRIACGVVVIKPNVKEFRETSVLFQDGTVQDDVDVVVFATGYSYAYPFMEDDSIIKSRDNQVTLYKGILPPRLEKPTMAVIGLVQSLGPIIPTADLQCRWAVKVFQGQCTLPPVSEMMDDIDEKMGKKLKWYGNSTTLQTDYITYMDELASAIGVKPNVLKLLLTDPRLALEVFFGPCSPYQFRLMGPGKWSGARKAILTQWDRTLRATQTRITPAVPTAFPCLAMLGVLFLLLLLLLAALYC